The Spirochaetales bacterium genomic sequence AGCAAAAATCATGCTGATACTCACCAGGAAGATAAATGAGACCATCATGATCGGCGACAGGATCGAAATTTCGATCGTCGACATCAAGGGGGACCAGGTCAAGGTCGGAATCCGCGCACCCCGGCACGTCAAGGTCTACCGCCAGGAAGTTTATCAGGCCATACAGAAAGAGAACATCGAAGCACTTCAGACAAAACCGGATGTCATTCCCTTGCTCGACAACCTCCTGGGAGACGCCAAAAAGAAAAACGGGAAGGAATGAAGCCCTCGTCCTCAGGCCGTCCGGTTTCACGATTCGAATTTATCAAGCCATTATAAGGGCCAATAAATACATATTGCGGATTTTTTACGGCAATCCGAAGGTTACTTCCCAATCAGGAACAAAATAAAATAACGTAGCATAATCTCATGTATTGAAAAAAAATGTTGCCGAGCAATGAATT encodes the following:
- the csrA gene encoding carbon storage regulator CsrA, translated to MLILTRKINETIMIGDRIEISIVDIKGDQVKVGIRAPRHVKVYRQEVYQAIQKENIEALQTKPDVIPLLDNLLGDAKKKNGKE